In a genomic window of Telopea speciosissima isolate NSW1024214 ecotype Mountain lineage chromosome 5, Tspe_v1, whole genome shotgun sequence:
- the LOC122663086 gene encoding uncharacterized protein LOC122663086, translating into MVHEEGETYDVTHTMLNEMRGINTNEEIEDGVTGECTEGGSTIGDKFDRLMEDAKKELYPGCMKFTRLSFILRIYHIKCLCKMTDKAFTMLLELLQEALPEPNTLPNNMYETKKIIKDLGLNYHKIDVCPNDCMLYWKGQEKATTCSKCGTSRYTSVDKKIPAKTLRHFPLIPRLQRLYMSSKTSFNMRWHYEGRTNDQRLRHPADGQAWKEFDKLHPTFSEEPRNIRLGLAIDGFNPFKSMSVKYSIWPVVVMPYNLPPWMCMKPEYLMLTLLIPRPRQLGNDIDIYLQPLIEELKELWNTGVVNYDAYKKEKFKLNACLLWTINDFPAYAVLSGWSTKGVFACPCCNKNTTSRWLKYGRKHYYLGHRRFLPQGHRFRRDKKSFDGYEEHELQPKPLSGYDILEELEGVQFPLFGKDIIDKHGKKKKRRRKLKQPKLPFN; encoded by the coding sequence TCGGCGATAAATTTGATCGATTGATGGAAGATGCAAAGAAGGAGTTGTATCCAGGATGCATGAAGTTTACCAGACTGTCCTTCATTCTTCGTATATATCACATAAAATGCCTTTGCAAAATGACCGACAAAGCATTCACAATGCTGTTAGAGTTGTTGCAAGAGGCACTTCCCGAGCCGAATACTTTACCAAATAATATGTACGAAACAAAGAAAATCATCAAGGACTTGGGGCTTAATTACCACAAGATTGATGTGTGCCCAAATGATTGTATGTTGTATTGGAAGGGACAAGAGAAAGCCACGACTTGCTCCAAATGTGGTACTTCAAGATATACATCAGTAGATAAGAAAATCCCGGCTAAGACATTACGCCATTTTCCATTGATCCCAAGGTTGCAAAGGTTATACATGTCGTCTAAAACCTCATTTAACATGAGGTGGCACTACGAGGGTCGTACAAATGATCAAAGGTTACGACACCCAGCTGATGGGCAAGCGTGGAAAGAGTTTGATAAGTTGCATCCTACTTTTAGTGAGGAGCCTCGTAATATCAGACTTGGATTAGCTATTGATGGATTCAACCCGTTCAAGTCAATGAGTGTAAAGTATAGCATATGGCCTGTTGTTGTGATGCCTTACAATTTGCCACCATGGATGTGTATGAAGCCAGAGTATCTCATGCTTACTTTGCTTATTCCTAGACCACGACAACTTGGCAAtgatatagatatatatttacAGCCATTGATAGAAGAGTTGAAAGAATTATGGAACACTGGGGTTGTAAATTACGATGCATATAAGAAGGAGAAGTTTAAGCTAAATGCATGTTTGTTATGGACCATTAATGATTTCCCGGCTTATGCGGTATTATCGGGTTGGAGTACTAAAGGTGTTTTCGCTTGTCCATGCTGCAACAAGAATACTACTTCTCGTTGGCTTAAATATGGGAGGAAACACTATTATTTAGGTCATCGTCGATTCCTTCCCCAAGGACATAGATTTCGACGTGATAAAAAGAGCTTTGATGGCTATGAGGAACATGAACTACAACCAAAGCCACTATCGGGTTACGATATTTTGGAGGAGCTGGAAGGTGTTCAGTTTCctttatttgggaaagatattATTGACAagcatgggaagaagaagaagaggcgaAGGAAGTTAAAACAGCCAAAACTTCCATttaattga